The Aspergillus flavus chromosome 2, complete sequence region TTCCAATCAGAAattcaagaaaaagaagaggagaatcGACAAGCGTGGCCAAACCCTGTCATTCGTTTTCATACCACCCAAAAAAGACCGTAACACCCCTCCCCCAATCAATTCTccgctcttctccaactctaCTTTCGGAAATTCTACCGTCCGTCGATCAACCGCCCGCGCTCTTCTCCATTCGTTGCAATATCGACTAACGAGGGACCCTAGTCGGATATACTGTGAACCCATACTACTCTATAATCTGGATCTCCAGCGAAATTGTCAACTTCAACCCCTTTGCGGAACTTGCGCATCATTTGTTGAACCTGATCACTTGCAATAGTACTTCTGCCTACTCGCCGACTTGTACATTTACTGCACTGCGATCCTGTTGCGACAACACCGCCATATTCGATGCAATTCATGGGCGCCCTCTCGTACATGCTCTGATACCCTTCGACGTGGGCCTATAGTATATGGAGGAGCTGGTCTCCCTCGCTAACAGCAATTACGATCCGCTCCCGGTTGGGGGAGATGTGCATCTTTCCAGGACTCTCCCTTGTCTTGGACCTATAGTCACCATTGGTTACTTTTGACCAtgtctcctctttctctcgaGACACCAAACAATCATCGAGATGGTGAACATGTCTTGCTGCCCCACTCCGCCAGTTATAACCACCTTCCCGACCTCGTCGCTTCGGAATCCGCGTCTCCCACTCTCCGGAGGACTTTCTCAGACCTGACCTACCCGAAGGATTCCACATCCCTGTCCAAGGAGGATGTCGCAGCGGGCAAAGACATCCTAAGGCGAACCTCACTCCGGAACAAGGACAAATCGACCATTACGGTCTCTCGATTTAGTGTTTCTACCGAAGATGTGACCGATCCTGCCAGCACGGAGCTCTCCGGAGCTCCCGCGAAAGCCCCAGAGACGACGAAAGTCCCGGAAACAAGGGCTCCAGAGCCTGTGGCGCGCCCCTCTAAAGCCCGCTCCATGTCCGGAAGATTGGTCAACCTCGCCCGCAAACCGTGGAAGTCAAGCTCTCCTAGTAGATCTCCCTCTCCGCCCGCTAAGGGCTCGAGGGGGCGGACATTGCGTGCGGAGGAGCAATCCCTGTCAAGCTCGCCAGCGTCGCAATCCAAGGGTCTCACTCCGCTGGACACAGTAACAGAGTCCGATCCCGCTGTCCCTACGCGCAGGCGAACAATCCTGAACAAACGACCTCGGCTGCCGATGGTAGCGGTTGTAACACAAAGCCAAGCGGATAGTCCCACGACCCCCAATAGTAACACTCCGTCACCTTTCACGCTAACGGCTAAGAACTCGTTGGAAAAGCTTACATCGTCGCTCAATGTGACAACTCCGGTCCTTCCCCCAATGCCCAAGACAGCGGTTGCTTCTGCCGGCATAGACTTCGCGCGCAAGAAGGATGAACTCTGGGGTGTTTTTCGTGGCCTTGAGGCTGATTTTCAAAAGTGAGTGTTGGTGGGATGCTGGTCAAGTGGAAACTCGCGCAGATCCAGGCGACTAACTATTTCAGATTTCAATCTAAGTCCAGTGCTTTGAAGGCCAACGTCATCCGCTCTTCACTTCTACCTTTCCTCAATCGTAATCATTCTCACCCGTCTTTTAAGTCATTGAGGCCGGAAGACCTGGATCGTCGAGTTAATATCCTCAACAAGTGGTGGATAGGATTGTTGGAGATGCTCAATGGGAAACATAATCAATCGATATCCGGCACTGACAGGCCGGTGTATCTAGAAGCTGTTGTCGGGATCATGACTCGGCCTGAATGGAGGATCCCCTTTCCATCGCCGCCATCTGATGGGAATTCACCGAAGCCTCTACAGCATGCTTCAACCTCGATCTCGGAAAGTTCGGAGGGCTCGTCTGGAAGTTCAGATTTTCTCGTCGAATCGATTCATCACAACATAAGGAACATTTTCACGCAAAATTTGCTATCTCAAATGGCTTTCGTGGTAGAGCGGATGTCCATGAGACACGCTCCGGCTAGCTTGGTGGCCTTTTGCGGAAAAGCTTGTGCCTACgcgtttttcttttgccctgGAGTGGCAGACATTCTTGTTCGGCTGTGGAACACGCCGCCTAATATCTTCCGACGGGTTCTCACCCAGTCGAATGTAGATGGCAGTGGCAATGCGCGCGCATTCACACAGGACCTGGCCCTAAACTTCCCGGCGGCTCTTCGCTCGTTATCCTTCCATGGCCACACGCCATTAGTTCGCTATCTCCGCCGAAAGCCCGATGTTCCTTTAAGCACGGCTCAGATTCGGTGGCAGAGCCCTTGGGTTTCACGGTGGGGTGGCCGTGATAGCGACTTGTTTTTTGTATTTGTTAAATATATACACATCCTGTACGCTGATGCGTTGCCTGCAGAAATCGATAAAGACAAGCGTGTCTTGGCGCCAGGCTTATTGCCAATACACGCACAACTTCTTGTCGTTCTGGAGGACACACTTTATAAACAGTCAGTCCCCCAGGCGCCTACAAACTCACACACTGCTGCCGCAATCACATTCGACGATTTCATCGAAGGCGCTGATGCTTCGGTCTCGGCTCTTCCTTTGGGAGCTGCGAATAGCCATCGATCGATGGCCGAAAACCGTCTAATCATATTGTTACGCGACTTTCTCTCTGAATCTTCCGTTGAGCCAAACCATGCCCGTCTGTTATATGCCGAGTCTTTTGCTATGGTTATGAAAACTGCCGCTGGAAAGACCTCGCTGTTCGATCATAA contains the following coding sequences:
- a CDS encoding uncharacterized protein (of unknown function-domain containing protein) — encoded protein: MSPLSLETPNNHRDGEHVLLPHSASYNHLPDLVASESASPTLRRTFSDLTYPKDSTSLSKEDVAAGKDILRRTSLRNKDKSTITVSRFSVSTEDVTDPASTELSGAPAKAPETTKVPETRAPEPVARPSKARSMSGRLVNLARKPWKSSSPSRSPSPPAKGSRGRTLRAEEQSLSSSPASQSKGLTPLDTVTESDPAVPTRRRTILNKRPRLPMVAVVTQSQADSPTTPNSNTPSPFTLTAKNSLEKLTSSLNVTTPVLPPMPKTAVASAGIDFARKKDELWGVFRGLEADFQKFQSKSSALKANVIRSSLLPFLNRNHSHPSFKSLRPEDLDRRVNILNKWWIGLLEMLNGKHNQSISGTDRPVYLEAVVGIMTRPEWRIPFPSPPSDGNSPKPLQHASTSISESSEGSSGSSDFLVESIHHNIRNIFTQNLLSQMAFVVERMSMRHAPASLVAFCGKACAYAFFFCPGVADILVRLWNTPPNIFRRVLTQSNVDGSGNARAFTQDLALNFPAALRSLSFHGHTPLVRYLRRKPDVPLSTAQIRWQSPWVSRWGGRDSDLFFVFVKYIHILYADALPAEIDKDKRVLAPGLLPIHAQLLVVLEDTLYKQSVPQAPTNSHTAAAITFDDFIEGADASVSALPLGAANSHRSMAENRLIILLRDFLSESSVEPNHARLLYAESFAMVMKTAAGKTSLFDHNACFLLCDFVEEVIPIITRYSQPVKSDLFDWKFWLEVCDRMMQSHNSLTEVRVFSFLFCIWSTWTASEERKADLCLGFLLKESLFYHYFCHWSPMVRAYFHRLLCWRLGRFNGDPSPLDSTIYEVLGSRLQSLWEYYLTFQAKAEKELTVPLSSAPCTPAPGRRIIIIRCDNHFTPPSLFVSFDRVIPAAPSEQSAASISGSSAKTESTSDTQPPKKRWNLLKAMFGSSSSKSNGEASPASSSEESLDINGSDSAASADKRMDEISRSNNSSGELSRPKTAHQPYSFKFSLEWMDRPQWPSKNKRLFTPCLPVAAQLHLQLRRSADADDESEIDSEEEAGSDDAREGSPSAKETETSKNTNTGSESGKGSSKPAPEPAISHPLVASKYVGRALAEWAQIVSECDSFFARRRDEGVPCDRMVETPTLGVESFRK